A part of Salmo trutta unplaced genomic scaffold, fSalTru1.1, whole genome shotgun sequence genomic DNA contains:
- the LOC115187867 gene encoding reelin-like gives MTSVLFNTISLDFSNVLDVTQSLGFYLGHVQPYCQHDWTLSFSGEPNPGSSIRYVETQSMQIGASYTLQFSLVMGCGRDPSPNIDTQVRLEFSTNHGLTWHLVKGACLPGMPKLF, from the exons ATGACCTCTGTGCTGTTCAACACCATCAGTCTGGACTTCAGTAATGTCCTGGACGTCACTCAGAGTCTGGGCTTCTACCTTGGACATGTTCAGCCCTACTGCCAGCACGACTGGACACTCAG TTTCTCAGGCGAGCCCAACCCCGGGTCCAGTATCCGTTATGTGGAGACCCAGTCAATGCAGATCGGAGCGTCCTACACCCTGCAGTTTTCATTGGTCATGGGCTGCGGCCGAGACCCCTCCCCCAACATCGACACGCAGGTCCGCCTGGAGTTCTCCACCAATCACGGCCTGACCTGGCACCTAGTCAAAGGG GCCTGTCTGCCAGGGATGCCCAAGCTGTTCTGA